In Glycine max cultivar Williams 82 chromosome 10, Glycine_max_v4.0, whole genome shotgun sequence, the DNA window GTTATTATACCTGGGAATTCCAACTGTTTATGCATTTTGTGATCTGGGTACATAAGGGCAAGGCCAATTTACGATACTGGTCAGGGTCTAAATTCTCGACCAGATCTTCCAATTCCCCAATTAGCAAGATTTCTTTTTGACAGTTTGTGACAGGCCAGTACTTCAAAATTCCTCTAACAACAACTCCTCCAAGCATAGGCTCCTTCTGCACAAATTGTGACACGCAATAAGCCAATTGCCTATGGTACACTTGCATCCCCTTTGTCTTGTGTAGAGGAATAAGCACTCTCATGAGGAACAGCTTGTGCTCTTCCTTGAGTGGCACGGTAAAGCCATTGATTATGGTTCCCCATATCTCAAGCAAGTCCCCAATCCCCGGATGCTTCTCTGTCTCAAACACATAGTTCAAGAGCACCTCGGTCATCCATTTCCTCATCAAGGAACGATCAGCGATGAACTTCGAGTATATCTTGTGATACACGTTTTTCAAACTCTCACGCTCCCTTGGATCCTCAGACTGAAAAAGTGCTTGGAGATTGCGGAGGAAACAATGATTCATATGTTCTCTCAGTACTTTTTGGTCTGTGCTGTTAACAAGCTTCAGAAGTATCTCATAAACTATTTGGAGATGTGACCAAAGGGGTGAAAATATAGAGATGGGGTCTTCTTCTTCTGGCAATTCTGTGATGGAATTAGAAGTAGGGTTGGAAGGTGGAGGGAGTGGCCTGAAGAGGTTTGCTGAGATCATGGCCACTAGAGGCCCCAAAACTTTTTCATGCACTGGCTTCTTGGAGGACTTCAATATGGAGACTAGTCTTGTGAGTTGAAGCCTCTTTGAGTCTCTTTGTGCAGGAGATTCTGAAGGGTcagagaaggtgaaaacaaagGTGCAGTAAGAAATGGCGGAGAGAAGTTCTTCATTTCCTGAAGGAGAAGATGGGATGATGAAATGAGGACTCTCCTGCAGAAACATTTCATGGAGTGTTTTTGGGTTTTTCTTTGGGCTGCTTGTTGATGATGGTGTTGGTGACACTTTCTGGCtcaacatgtttttctttttccctttgtttcttctttcacTACAAGAAATTTCGCTGTTAGCGAGGAACCAAACCTGCTTTTTTCTCCCGTGGCTATATTTTTTCCATCATAGAGCTAAAGTGATGGAGAGAAAATATGGAAATGTTGTTCTATAGTAAGTAACACGTTTGTTTTGGCTCACACAAAAGCCAAAAGCGGCGATGCCTTTGCACAAGAAGCGTTGGAATTCCCGATCTGTTGTCAAAATCATTAGAACTGCCACGTTCTTGTGTTGTGAAGGTATCCTCGTAATAACACATTGTTTCTGAATTCTGATCCTTCCATTCGGATTTTGCCACGTGGAATGTTCGGCATATTCATTGGCTTAGTCCTCATCAACAGGTTGTCGCATTTTTCATGAATGGCTTAAACTAAAGACAAACTGCTTCTTAATATATTCATTTGTAGTTGGGAACACTCTTGAGTTCTATTATGTGTCTTGCTTGTGCTTCACCGGCCACCAGAATGGATTGTGTTTGGGAATAGAAAGATTTGATTCgagtcattttctttttctttagcaCATGACAatgttgtgtttggattgaaaaagacaaaacaaatcTTGTATTAGACCCATCCTTTCCATTTCCAGAGTTAAGCCTACAAATCCTACTTCTTTGTGTCTTTCTTgctaaattgataaagaaataataataataaaattttgattcaaGGCCTAGATCTAACAAAACAGGCAGGCCTTCagcaggaaaaagaaaaacacaaatgaaaaataaaacagaggAAGCACACAAGACAGAGAAAATTAATTACCCTTTGGAATTGTAGTCACAAATTGTATATTTGACATAGTGAAAAACTGACAATGACATTATGGAGTAAATAATGGTTACTTAATTACAAACTGTTATCTAtggtattctttttttttttacttttagaataactatttaaaaatcaaaccaataatttttttttattacttaacaATATAAAACTTCCTACACAgtgcataaaatatataaactacTCATCTTAATGGCATAGACATAGGAGCATCAAAGATACAATTGAACAGATAAACATGAAAGATGCATTAGGGGGAGGAAAAGAGAAAGGCTTGCATTCAATCCTCACAAAAGCTTTATGATAAATACAACAAGTTCTAGGTAGCATAAATATCTGGAAGATCAGGATTATCAGAGAATCTAAGCCATcttttctgctccaaatattttaaacaaggCCTCAAAACAAGCCCTGTGATCACAGCTGAGAAGCTTATGATGGATACCTTGAAAGAAGCAAGAGCTAAAACCACAAATATCAGTAGTGATGGAAGCACACACATCAATATTGCTCCCGTTTCCCCAACAGGCACTTTATAAAGCCTCTCAGCATATGGAAATTTCCTCCTTAACTTAACAAATGCCACAAACTCCATAAGCATCCCAAAACAGTACAAAAAGTTCTCAGCAGCAACTATCTCTTGAAAGCTCAACCATGAGAGCAAAACCACACCAGATGCAGAGAACAAAATGCCTACAAGAGGGGTCCCAAAACGTGACCTTTTAGCAAAGAACTCAGGAACCATGCCTCTTTCTGCCATTCCCAAAATATCTCAGCCACAAACATCCCCATATTTGACAAAGCAGATGCTGCATGAACCCAACTCCTTAACCAAACCCCTCCAATCACTCTAGCAACTTCTGAGAAGTAACCATCATACCATATCTCACGGTTAACTAGCATAACTCCAGTTCCCACCAGAAGTGGTAAAAAGTACCCCAAAACAACCAACATAACAGCATAGAAAAGAGATCTTGGGAGGGTTTTACCAGGATTATCCACTTCTCCTGAAAGGGTACTAATTGAGTCCCAATAGTTCAAATTCCAGAAGAGAGTGTTCATGTACAAACCCCAGTTTACTTTGTTCAAATCCACCATGATCCACCTAGTTGGTTTTATTCTAGGAATTGCTATAATTCCCATAACCATGAAAGGAAGTAATGAAAAGATTCCCAACAATATTGCAGCCCAACCCACTACGGTTAAGCCCCTATAGTTCATGTGAGAGCTAAAACTAAAACAACCACTGCTATGATCCTTGGAAAGCCACCTCCTAAAGCTGGGATAGCTGACTTAAGGTAATCCAAAAATAGAACTGGATATCAAGCATTGTCAATGACTCCACTGAGCCATTTCTTTCAACCTAGTTGGAAAGCCCAGTTAGATGAAACCCAAGCCACATAGCCACCAGTTTCTGGGAACATAGTACCCATTTCTGCAGTTATGAGTGCTTCTGGAACACTCCAAATGAATGGGAAAACGGAGAAACCAAGGAATGCCAACAATGGATCAGCTGCTAATATGGGCTTTTATTACCTATGGGTAaaattttatccattttttcaatcaggtatattttaaaaaattatctaaaataggATAAATTATAAAAGGTGTTATAACTTCTGAATTGgtaatatttattatgacttaattaaagtcataaaattatttatgattttagttttattttttttacaactttcaagttataaattttttaaaattaaagttgtaaaattatttatgattttattaatttaagattttgttttacgATTTTAAAGtcttcaaatctttttttttcttttttttaagatttatgaCTTTGAGGTGTAaacttgcttttaaaaaaaaactacttttttCTATTCGTACacctgtttttgttttgttaacctattttttttcatttcataaatctgttttttcttttaaatttataattttttatggttttatttttattttaaataaaaaattaaaaaatatattcaaatataataaataatattaagttgacttaaaaatatataacatgttttaaataataaaatattaaaatacaataataacatatcaaataaaatcataaaaaaatatactaataagtaAGTAACTTTTCAAAGTCGTaaacctttaaaaaataaaaaacaaataaaaaaaagattttacgactttaaagtcgtaaaaaaataatatttgaactgaaatcgtaaataattttatgacttcaattaaataaataaataaaaattcgtAACAGATGTTACGACTTTTGATTTAAAAGTCGTAATACTTGTTACGACTTATCTCGtcttggataattttttaaaatatatttccgattgaaaaattggataaaattttaTCTCTAATTGGTAAAAAAGCCACTAATATGAATTAATGGTAAGATAATACCATATTGATTGAGAATCCCGATGCTTGGATTGAAGTTTGTGAAGATGACtttagattatattattttctccttttcttattaattctaattcattcattcattaacATTAAGATAATTGATTAATGTAATTGAGagtattaaatttgttttatactaatatttttttttctaaaactactCCAgtgaataaaattatcatttaaaaaaaatacttataccaTTTCATAAATAAGAAGTGTTTCCATACAATAATATagaatcaaatgaaaaatatgatgACTAGCAAAATATCTTGATGTTATAGTAAGAGAGTGAACAACATAATTAATGCATGAGAGTTTTAATTGAGCAGAggaaatataacataataaggCTTTGAGGATGAGGGGGTATAGGTGAAGGGCGATGGGGAACGGAGGAGCACGGCGGGCAGCGGCTAACGTGGAGGTTGTGCACGCTCTTCTCATTAATTCTACTACCATATGTGGAATGCCCATACTTCaaccatttaaattttaaaaatttaaaaaaggaaagtaacaggactttaattattattattttttaaaaaatatttattctttatgaattttaactatgatataatgtatatattttttatttattgtaaattttagttatatgtataaaaatgaaacaacctcttatctcttttaatatatcatttttatgttttgcaagaaattatcaataacacaaaataatgttgcatcataatataaattatttatcctaaataaaaaatatgatttatatgttaaaactacttatttataaatatttttaatggtgatataatttatatattagttttttttaaaaaaaattagattaataaaaataaacaaatgttcTATGCATTATACACACTAAAATACTATTTtcctaattaataatttaagaaattatcttctagtaaaaaaaattaaaacactaaTAGTTACTAATTAGCCTTTTTCTATTTACAATAAAATGACTTATAAGTCATAGAAAACTTTATGTAGAATGTTATACTTTAATGGGGAAAGAGCTTAacttagttttaattaataaaattaacttgaGTTAAACTTGACATAAGTTAAACCATTAATCTCGATAATTAACTAAagttattttcatctttattgATTACGACTTATGATGAGATTATAATAATCCACAAGAGAAAAAACAGTATTTGATTCAGCATCTACATCTACTAGGACTGGATAGTGATTCTTCTGCTACTGAAAAGATCAGtagaaataacaataaaaatatggtTACTTCAAAATACCACCGAACACTCAAATGTCCCATCTAAAATTTCTACTTCAACTGAACAGTAATTGTGAAAGTGAGATCAGGAACTGGAACATCAAGAATCCCCTTCTCAAACATGCTTTCCCATCATCAACATAATTGCTTCTGCCTCAACGCTGCCACCCTTTTCCACGCTTTTTTTGCCTTCTTTTCTCAGACACTTAAAATATTATAGTATAATTGATAGTACTATCTTTCAATTATAGATAGACAtacaattgatttttatttataataataacattaaaagtCTATGTTGAAAATGATTTCTAACTTAATCACACTATGAAGACCTTTactatcaaaatcaaactctttTGGTAAAATTGCATGaccaccaaaaaagaaaaaatacataacCTAAACTAGCTTGGAGTTGGGAAAAGGACTGGAGTTTATACATTAGccaatcaatcaaataaaaactagaatgaataataatgaaaaatccAAACACATACAGTTACACTAATTTATCTTCAGGGATGCTTTGTAGGACAGGACTCCAGCACTTCTGGTGATTCCCATTGGCTCTGGACAAATACTTTTTCTTCCTCAACAGATTCAATCGTTGTTCCACTGAACAAGATACAGACATTTTTGACTTGACACCACCATTCATCACTTCCACCAGCTGCTTTAACTCGCTCTTTCTAACCACAATCTTCATCCTCACAACCCCTCCAACTTCCTCTGTGCATGAAACTACACCTACCCCTCCATTTCCCTTTGGATTAACAATATTGCTTTCCAACACACCCTTTGCTAATCTATTCTTCTTTTGCTTCTGATGACCTTTCAACAACTCATACCCTCTCCTCAATGAAGCAGCCTTTAACTCCATTCTTCTCAAATTACAATTTTGTATGTGAATATATGTCACTAGTTATAAGCTATCTAGAGATATGAATGAATTATGAAAGTTGAAGCTGCCTTGAGCCAACCTTGTAGATGTGTATATATAGAGATGAATGAATCTAAGTTGATAAAAATATTGGTCGCGTTATCTGGCATTCCTTGctgtattaaatttaatttattaagcaGAGTCAATgggtaaaatatatatagaagGAGGTGCCATTATGATAAAAACTCTACGGACTATCATGCTGAAGtaataaatattgaaatcaaGTTCTCCAACCGATCACATGGCCTCTATTGAAGTTTGCGGcactttttgttgtttgttgggCCAATTATAATGAAAATGACACGTTTGCATGGAGTGGAGTTGTTTCATGTTAAGTAAGCGTGTTATCTTATCTGCAAACTATATATACAAGTTAGATTCTCGGTGGAGATGGGCACAGAAAATTGTTTCAACTCATAACCGTACAGACTTTCTTAATATAAACAATTGCGAATCATAGTTGGCACTGGCAGTTATGGTGGAGGTTAGTGTTAGGATGCCTGGAGAATTTACACCCAAATTTCTCCCACAACATAGATTAGATTAGCTATGGCCTATATAGAGTCtcatataaaatgttttttttaagaggataagtaTTTTTTACAAGAAATAAATTTGTTCAAGTTGAATTGAATAAAGTCACTTTGAGTCACAAAATTTTCTGTCGCAATTACGTATCCAATGTTCTAACTTGATACTACGAACACTAATTCATGGGGTATATAAAATTTGTCTAATAATTGAGCTATGTTTACTTTAGTTTAGCCCGTTTCTACTTTATaattctcttgaatctttcctcTACCTGCGGTTTGGTATcacgctttttttttttttttatttgtttccattttatatagtttgtgaagaaaaaaaatatacatttcttGTAGCTGTCATTATTCGTATTTATTGGCTCGCACTGTTTGACAAAATTTTAGTTGAATGTTGTATACTTTCTAGATTTTTCTCTCCGCAGCCTCACTTCGTACATAGAGAACAGAGATggctaataattttttgttgaatgtgGAATTGAATTTTAACGcgaagttatatatataaagattagcttacttcaagattaattctttatttttatcatatttttttaaaaatctaataattaaaattaattatttattataaccattaaattttaaccaaataaatgataaaaataataaataaatctttaagaATTAGTGCACCTCACAAGAGGATACAATTTTATAATGAATAACTCTTTAAGATCCTTCCATATATTTTATACTATGGTTCATGTCAAAATCAGATTTTGCTGTGAATAATTtcaaaaggcttttattttagCATGATTCGTCTCAAGTGCACCTCAcaagatattatattattatttaatggtTACGGGCCTTAAGGCCATGTGGATGTGTATATACTTTTAAGTCTGAGAAGAGAA includes these proteins:
- the LOC100802007 gene encoding serine/threonine protein phosphatase 2A 57 kDa regulatory subunit B' beta isoform, producing the protein MLSQKVSPTPSSTSSPKKNPKTLHEMFLQESPHFIIPSSPSGNEELLSAISYCTFVFTFSDPSESPAQRDSKRLQLTRLVSILKSSKKPVHEKVLGPLVAMISANLFRPLPPPSNPTSNSITELPEEEDPISIFSPLWSHLQIVYEILLKLVNSTDQKVLREHMNHCFLRNLQALFQSEDPRERESLKNVYHKIYSKFIADRSLMRKWMTEVLLNYVFETEKHPGIGDLLEIWGTIINGFTVPLKEEHKLFLMRVLIPLHKTKGMQVYHRQLAYCVSQFVQKEPMLGGVVVRGILKYWPVTNCQKEILLIGELEDLVENLDPDQYRKLALPLCTQITKCINSWNSQVAERALYVWNNEQFVKMALIGTVEVFTVIVEGMEKNLKWHWSKSVRQLTESVKVMLEEMEPDLYSKGLMDMEAKESVAHQEDIKRKKRWERIELEAAKNQFLNPRYIRVSY